A single region of the Leishmania panamensis strain MHOM/PA/94/PSC-1 chromosome 21 sequence genome encodes:
- a CDS encoding hypothetical protein (TriTrypDB/GeneDB-style sysID: LpmP.21.0310) — protein sequence MYRVFPILILRAAKVRAQYLQLGSLNDSYTSSAAPSSSTLVAAAPSATNVYTLAFGEREGLAPGERLEVYGNTVRLVRTLAYGCPRGVTPESAFTGRLKDAELAAITEQLDVLRWQTRKSDATVHTGQSVYASGPAHSGMTKSVGEESLHPSEWIVRVPEATHSRVLQNAVPNETQTCAGRSLAAQLSKLRASEEEVVVAEWVGKSKGDWEATTGISAGASAWSPRPSSAEASTRAEQSAAEKTNPNGSSAGGLSILPTTPLKSGAALPPGAGGILLMENGVCFRDPGSCGLRALRTARLAFISSIEHTANDLARRQRRQTCEEARGLAVLDANAIDFTFAQAALQSTLELGLHTGAGCQISHVPLTDAAAAHVEPQAASYIRVVAAGPGRRLPKPFGYLPTHSIDVGAYTAHLPLPVEPAAGESMGKEEDSGGGARPAASRRGCKSPGRDTITDRHQLALQLSQALATLRRGACMLVTFVPTCSSIAALYHRIEAQRRAELLIEHQVVMEAKACIAEAIARTGRWGFITDEVLPAADSPQGSSFSLIVMLE from the coding sequence ATGTACAGAGTATTTCCCATCCTTATACTGCGGGCAGCAAAGGTGCGTGCCCAGTACCTGCAGCTGGGCAGTCTTAATGACAGCTATACGAGCTCGGCGGCACCGAGCTCCTCGACGCtggtcgctgcagcaccgtccgCAACGAACGTGTACACACTCGCCTTTGGAGAGCGCGAAGGGCTCGCCCCTGGAGAGCGGCTGGAGGTGTACGGCAACACTGTGCGACTCGTGCGAACGCTCGCCTACGGCTGCCCACGAGGCGTCACCCCTGAGAGCGCCTTTACGGGAAGGCTGAAGGATGCGGAGCTGGCCGCCATCACAGAGCAGCTGGATGTGCTGAGGTGGCAGACACGCAAGTCTGATGCGACAGTGCATACAGGGCAAAGCGTCTACGCCAGTGGACCGGCGCACAGCGGCATGACTAAGAGCGTTGGCGAGGAGTCACTACACCCGTCCGAGTGGATAGTGCGAGTGCCGGAAGCGACCCACAGCCGCGTGCTGCAAAATGCAGTACCGAATGAAACACAGACGTGCGCTGGCCGGAGTCTTGCGGCCCAGCTGAGCAAGCTGCGcgccagcgaggaggaagtggtCGTGGCAGAGTGGGTAGGAAAGTCAAAGGGAGATTGGGAAGCCACTACTGGCATCTCAGCAGGTGCGTCCGCCTGGTCGCCGAGACCTTCCTCAGCGGAAGCTTCTACGCGCGCAGAGCAGTCAGCGGCTGAGAAGACTAACCCTAACGGCAGTAGTGCGGGTGGGTTGTCTATCCTACCCACTACACCGCTCaagagcggtgctgcgctgccgccaggcGCAGGTGGTATCCTCCTCATGGAGAACGGTGTTTGCTTCCGAGACCCCGGATCGTGTGGGCTACGCGCCCTCCGCACAGCTCGCCTTGCCTTCATCTCCAGCATCGAGCACACTGCCAACGACCTCgctcggcggcagcgtcgccaaacgtgcgaggaggcgcgtGGCTTGGCTGTTCTCGATGCGAACGCCATCGACTTCACCTTCGCGCAGGCAGCCCTGCAGTCCACCCTGGAGCTGGGCCTCCACACGGGTGCGGGATGTCAGATATCCCATGTGCCGCTGACCgatgcggcagccgcgcacgTGGAGCCGCAGGCTGCGAGCTACAtccgcgtcgtcgccgctgggCCTGGTCGACGACTGCCAAAGCCCTTCGGTTACCTGCCGACACACTCCATTGATGTGGGCGCCTACACGGCGCACCTGCCTCTTCCCGTCGAGCCTGCCGCAGGGGAGAGCatggggaaggaagaggacagcggcggcggcgcgagGCCAGCAGCCTCGAGGCGCGGGTGCAAGTCTCCTGGCAGAGACACCATAACAGATCGTCATCAGCTCGCCCTGCAACTCTCCCAAGCCCTTGCCACACTGCGTCGCGGTGCTTGCATGCTCGTCACATTTGTGCCGACGTGCTCCAGCATAGCGGCGCTGTACCATCGGATCGAAGCACAGCGGCGTGCGGAGTTACTCATCGAGCACCAAGTCGTgatggaggcgaaggcgTGCATCGCTGAGGCAATCGCGCGCACTGGCCGGTGGGGCTTCATCACCGACGAAGTACTTCCGGCCGCGGATAGTCCGCAGGGCAGCTCCTTTTCTCTGATTGTAATGCTCGAGtga
- a CDS encoding hypothetical protein (TriTrypDB/GeneDB-style sysID: LpmP.21.0320): protein MLSNSKGYQRFSRTLGFHSDDLSKLGKICHRWRETGKCKAYNREQEVRREIGAAKETELLKKATALYTMQKELMADMADAKEDDAESLELVQTAMSRGSFSADPTKRQEVIGRLVEELKREPAYLNWSLDAAVAERLVELKVKPCPYTHRGDLNVALKRSRSGEDKEETHLQQQRRTEVVRRESSTNGAAAVSPALTVATTKTAEPRKDADDESDGGWTAERHRIFKTLTPLQRCVVCLLWQRTFQVAQGLVMDVRLALEKRVIAQHEATGRVAPPSISDEGVVAQSSPLHQHNSSTHEVKNEDDKDALEAYLSSSVFEELVEQESKRVVPRVAFRPEFGLVDLSALPQLVTHLSTHPTCGILLARTLTYFTGKAPRRASSLLSASPASTSRLSKHKRDDAPAPASFHHLLFPSRAPLTEKEVDLSTSACADEVIEAIEWALQVYHRDAQLHAEAEKAEGKSEGEIKGDEGRSSKTSDTASPHVAALFQNERIYLCGLTLTQCQITSADGIVGSLHKRHMEQHLYALDLSGNRLWSLRFLLVLRAYYARRLLRLSLRSNPITRKPEYQEQVRTSLPYLTSLDGKPIRRPPLRLPKPWPTSCSRWSADEGSPEHQEQEAVLDCVARLLYIWETRRIPHTARELATFRDAGRPVPEEEELNEDNFSHRYLHPAAAFSVTMSPSLSLYDSATMREARSVELDKAYTGMRLSAVDVRDARVLSVALKNGSRNLLAGRQALQRFGRGAENCYMAYQFTLYPERMDVSHHLTDAVVSVVRVPDVVSAAVSGDRGKTSDSKAAASVAATTTTTGKRKKSAAARSVASDAGTDKTSSNGSPTSPRFGTLAHRHPPSQQHLVTLHGIMTWRLPSMKRQECLQAFYTRVLVFTKKTLPVQNREWEELRSPPYVLMNDQVFLYPAPTAGVAVAGTALQPSVFAANTATRLSRLVVEFGLEGCRDGVALVRDVMERCTSPASEYAALQALVLGVLGPEKDIDNAEAAAQLECAQAAEAQLTHLFADYLRCAPPPATSQSREYIVLSVLDGSAHATGPTQHQSSVTPVVKKSKASASTAVPSAQCEAADAQTWASALHVVSLPLLHQVTAITNACYTLSFH from the coding sequence ATgctcagcaacagcaaaggaTATCAGCGCTTCTCCCGCACTCTCGGGTTCCACAGCGATGACCTTTCGAAGCTCGGTAAGATCTGTCACCGCTGGCGCGAGACAGGCAAGTGCAAGGCGTACAACCGGGAGCAGGAAGTGCGTCGCGAGATCGGTGCAGCCAAAGAAacagagctgctgaagaaggcGACCGCCCTCTACACTATGCAGAAGGAGCTCATGGCAGACATGGCTGATGCCAAAGAGGACGACGCGGAGTCTCTGGAGCTGGTGCAGACCGCCATGTCACGCGGTAGCTTCTCTGCGGACCCCACCAAGCGGCAAGAGGTCATAGGCAGACTTgtcgaggagctgaagcggGAGCCGGCCTACCTCAACTGGAGCCTCGATGCCGCAGTAGCGGAGCGACTCGTTGAGCTCAAGGTGAAGCCGTGCCCGTACACTCACCGCGGGGATCTGAATGTAGCGCTGaagcgcagccgcagtggagaggacaaggaggagacgcacctccagcagcagcggagaacAGAAGTGGTGCGGAGAGAGTCGTCCAccaacggcgccgcggcggtgtcacCAGCATTAACGGTAGCCACCACAAAGACCGCAGAGCCTAGGAAGGACGCTGACGACGAGAGCGACGGTGGCTGGACTGCAGAGAGGCATCGCATCTTCAAAACACTCACGCCGcttcagcgctgcgtcgTGTGTCTGCTGTGGCAGCGCACCTTCCAAGTGGCGCAAGGACTAGTGATGGACGTGCGGCTGGCCTTGGAGAAGCGGGTAATTGCGCAGCACGAGGCTACCGGCAGGGTGGCACCGCCTTCAATTTCGGACGAGGGCGTAGTGGCACAGTCGTCGCCCCTTCACcaacacaacagcagcacacacgagGTGAAGAACGAGGACGACAAGGACGCGTTGGAGGCGTACCTCAGCTCCTCGGTCTTCGAGGAACTGGTGGAGCAGGAGTCAAAACGTGTGGTCCCGCGCGTGGCCTTTCGGCCTGAGTTTGGACTCGTTGATCTGAGTGCTCTGCCACAGCTCGTAACGCACCTTAGCACCCACCCGACATGCGGCATCTTGCTGGCGCGCACGCTGACGTATTTTACTGGCAAGGCGCCGAGGCGCGCTAGTTCCTTGTTGTCCGCATCACCAGCATCAACCTCGAGGCTCTCCAAGCACAAGCGTGATGACGCGCCGGCCCCCGCGAGcttccaccaccttctcttcccgaGCCGTGCGCCCCTTACGGAAAAGGAGGTGGACCTTAGCACCAGCGCCTGTGCTGATGAGGTGATTGAAGCGATCGAGTGGGCGCTGCAGGTGTACCACCGCGATGCACAACTGCACGCCGAAGCGGAGAAAGCGGAAGggaagagcgagggagagataAAGGGCGACGAGGGCCGATCGAGCAAGACAAGCGACACTGCGTCACCTCACGTCGCGGCGCTGTTCCAAAATGAGCGCATCTACCTGTGCGGACTCACGCTGACACAGTGCCAGATTACCTCGGCAGACGGCATCGTGGGGTCGCTGCACAAGCGTCACATGGAGCAGCACCTGTACGCACTCGATCTCTCAGGGAACCGGCTGTGGTCGCTGCGCTTCCTCCTGGTGCTCCGGGCCTACTACGCTCGCCGTCTACTGCGTCTGTCTCTCCGTAGCAACCCCATCACACGAAAGCCCGAGTATCAAGAACAGGTGCGCACCTCACTGCCGTATCTAACCTCCCTCGACGGTAAGCCGATCCGCCGACCTCCACTGCGGCTTCCAAAGCCGTGGCCGACCTCATGCTCGCGCTGGAGCGCCGACGAGGGGTCGCCGGAGCATCAAGAGCAGGAAGCGGTGCTTGACTGCGTGGCGCGCCTCCTGTACATCTGGGAGACGCGCCGCATCCCTCACACCGCAAGGGAGCTCGCCACCTTCCGCGACGCAGGCCGCCCAGTcccagaggaggaggaactcAATGAGGACAACTTTTCACATCGCTACCTCCACCCGGCCGCTGCTTTCAGCGTGACCATGTCGCCGAGCCTCAGCCTCTACGACTCAGCCACGATGCGAGAAGCGCGCAGTGTGGAGCTTGACAAAGCCTACACTGGCATGCGGCTGAGCGCCGTAGACGTGCGTGACGCGCGTGTTCTCAGCGTCGCACTGAAGAACGGCTCACGCAACCTGCTAGCTGGccggcaggcgctgcagcgcttcgGTCGCGGTGCGGAAAACTGCTACATGGCCTACCAATTCACCCTGTACCCGGAGAGGATGGACGTGTCACACCACCTGACGGATGCCGTCGTGTCGGTGGTGCGGGTGCCAGATGTCGTTAGCGCCGCGGTGTCTGGTGACAGGGGCAAGACCAGTGACAGTAAAGCAGCAGCCTCAGTAGCGGCAACTACGACAACGACTGGGAAGCGCAAGAAGAGTGCCGCCGCTCGAAGCGTCGCCAGTGATGCGGGTACCGACAAGACTTCAAGCAACGGCAGCCCCACTAGTCCACGCTTCGGCACCCTtgcccaccgccaccctccatcgcagcagcacttgGTGACGCTTCATGGCATCATGACGTGGCGGCTGCCCAGTATGAAGCGCCAGGAATGCCTGCAAGCCTTCTACACTCGGGTGTTGGTCTTCACCAAGAAGACGCTGCCCGTCCAGAACCGCGAGTGggaagagctgcgcagtCCTCCGTATGTCCTGATGAACGACCAGGTGTTTCTGTATCCAGCGCCGACGGctggggtggcggtggcaggcaCGGCACTTCAGCCGTCGGTGTTCGCGGCGAACACCGCAACGCGTCTGTCACGACTTGTCGTGGAGTTTGGGCTAGAGGGGTGCCGTGATGGCGTGGCACTCGTGCGAGACGTCATGGAGCGCTGCACGAGCCCCGCCTCCGAgtacgctgcgctgcaggcgctggtgctcgGAGTGCTAGGTCCTGAGAAGGATATTGACAAcgccgaggcagcagcacagctggAATGCGCTCAGGCAGCCGAGGCACAGCTGACACACCTCTTCGCCGACTACCTTCgctgtgcaccaccacctgcgacATCTCAATCTCGCGAGTACATCGTCCTCTCCGTGCTGGATGGCTCAGCACACGCAACGGGGCCGACGCAGCATCAAAGCAGCGTGACACCAGTCGTGAAGAAATCGAAAGCATCTGCCTCTACTGCTGTCCCTTCTGCACAGTGCGAGGCGGCAGATGCGCAGACGTGGGCCTCTGCCCTGCACGTCGTCTCGTTGCCACTCCTGCACCAGGTGACGGCCATCACCAACGCATGCTACACATTGTCCTTCCACTGA
- a CDS encoding hypothetical protein (TriTrypDB/GeneDB-style sysID: LpmP.21.0330), which produces MAFFASPWARWAATVQRRCKVSPSSSSTTRSRAHSNFCVGTAESKSFQVKPNIGVPVWKPSAKYRKCKLACWLSNNLLAIAAYQLALEVGLTAIFGGLLYAHKITAQGVCEGLAAYHYPFVDWIDVEGGVYTEPVCVGPFTLNAQKMTALHTGHNIASGILPLQVLLLVVMLLPLQHASRLLRHTASTTVGASRAASGVGGGNAAAAAAATTAPPTSVLSGPRRASYARAASPKKPPATRPF; this is translated from the coding sequence ATGGCGTTTTTCGCCTCACCGTGGGCACGATGGGCGGCGACTGTGCAACGCCGCTGCAAAGTCTcgccatcctcgtcgtcgacTACCAGatcacgcgcacacagtAACTTTTGCGTCGGCACGGCAGAGTCGAAGTCCTTCCAGGTGAAGCCCAACATCGGTGTGCCCGTGTGGAAGCCCAGCGCCAAGTACAGGAAGTGCAAGCTAGCCTGCTGGCTCTCAAACAACCTGCTCGCCATTGCCGCCTATCAgctggcgctggaggtgggCCTCACAGCGATTTTCGGGGGCCTGCTGTACGCGCACAAAATCACGGCACagggcgtgtgtgaggggcTTGCGGCGTACCACTACCCCTTTGTTGACTGGATCGACGTCGAGGGGGGCGTGTACACGGAGCCGGTCTGTGTGGGTCCCTTCACGTTAAACGCGCAGAAGATGACGGCACTGCACACGGGTCACAACATCGCCAGCGGCattctgccgctgcaggtACTGCTACTCGTGGTGAtgcttctgccgctgcagcatgCCTCTCGACTCTTGCGACACACAGCGTCGACCACAGTCGGTGCGTCGCGCGCCGCTAGTGGTGTCGGAGGTGGCaatgccgctgcagctgcggcggcaacgacggcgccaccgaCCTCCGTGTTGAGCGGGCCACGGCGTGCATCGTACGCGCGTGCCGCCAGTCCAAAGAAGCCCCCAGCGACGCGGCCCTTTTGA
- a CDS encoding hypothetical protein (TriTrypDB/GeneDB-style sysID: LpmP.21.0340), protein MAFLLLAFCILSKPAAAAVRSFNGAPANNPSTVSHLGDIVPLTMYVRMKRQIRHAFISIVDQQLEVDEEAVVDDAETTVQAVAAAEKLRLNDLDLPFLGGTRGKHKDQVVHLLPPASSPRFGINKATRIMANDTLRAAGRSLQEDITLQQSDLAFRFSVGRRLHKESTWLPLAARKKYTNLLDTVLAGRLHELQGAQAADAAAGLQRDKEVAEDMGDTAAALQVQYLSRVIFFCGYRKDELKMTSFSVTAHYSPEVKSSVELRFIWSEHRAYNPNRAVTLCSAVAVLVSMIAVLAVFHPSSRSMLLFNQRIVAVRAHD, encoded by the coding sequence ATGGCCTTTCTTCTGCTCGCGTTCTGCATCCTCTCAAAgcccgcagctgcggcggtgagATCATTTAATGGCGCCCCAGCCAACAACCCGTCCACCGTTTCCCACCTCGGCGACATTGTGCCGCTCACTATGTACGTGCGGATGAAGCGGCAGATTCGACACGCCTTCATCTCTATCGTCGAccagcagctggaggtggaTGAGGAAGCTGTGGTCGACGACGCCGAGACCACTGTTCAGGCTGTCGCAGCCGCGGAAAAGCTACGACTGAATGACCTCGACCTGCCTTTTCTTGGTGGTACCAGGGGCAAGCACAAGGATCAGGTTGTGCACCTGCTGCCACCAGCGTCTAGCCCGCGCTTTGGCATCAACAAGGCAACGAGAATCATGGCAAACGACACCCTACGCGCGGCTGGCCGCAGCCTGCAGGAAGATATaacgctgcagcagagcgacTTGGCGTTCCGCTTCAGCGTTGGCAGGAGGCTGCATAAGGAGTCGACATGGTTGCCGCTGGCAGCCCGCAAGAAATACACAAACCTACTCGACACTGTCCTTGCTGGTCGACTACATGAGCTGCAAGGCGCGCAagctgccgacgccgcggcAGGGCTTCAGCGCGACAAGGAGGTTGCTGAGGACATGGGCGAcacggccgctgcgctgcaggtgcagTACCTCTCCCGCGTTATCTTCTTCTGTGGCTATCGCAAAGATGAGCTGAAGATGACGTCGTTCTCCGTCACAGCGCACTATTCGCCGGAGGTAAAGTCGAGTGTTGAACTGCGCTTCATCTGGAGCGAGCACCGCGCCTACAACCCAAACCGAGCAGTAACGCTGTGCAGTGCCGTGGCGGTTTTGGTGTCGATGATCGCCGTACTGGCAGTCTTCCACCCCTCTAGTCGGAGCATGCTGCTGTTCAACCAGCGCATTGTCGCTGTACGGGCACACGACTGA
- a CDS encoding U1 small nuclear ribonucleoprotein C, putative (TriTrypDB/GeneDB-style sysID: LpmP.21.0350), with product MDPSAVAAPRAAADANQHHPHNRNGNGVFSAGQPSETEMKRIRQRRRLARKTPEQRRRLQQYQRRHNEKDERLYYCDYCDLFISSRHRTWMTHLRSTRHMNAFQSYYDLVAHVESVWMAEMNCEVERARSREVHRLQKRTAGNGAATPLTAQQVAPGIVVGGTLASGRLPPPPPFPQPSDVTVQVGATPAIRVGTKTILPPVVPAASPVDVKSSPSSPLTDSGSSRKSADEARLSMP from the coding sequence ATGGATCCCTCGGCTGTAGCGGCGCCCAGAGCAGCCGCTGATGCTAACCAACACCATCCACACAACCGAAACGGCAATGGCGTGTTCTCCGCTGGTCAGCCGTCAGAGACGGAGATGAAGCGCattcgccagcgccgccgcctggcgcGCAAGACTCcggagcagcgccgtagGCTCCAGCAGTATCAACGTCGACACAACGAGAAGGATGAGCGCCTCTACTACTGCGACTACTGTGACCTGTTCATCTCCTCGCGGCACAGGACATGGATGACGCACTTGCGCAGCACTCGGCATATGAACGCCTTCCAGTCCTATTATGACCTCGTCGCGCACGTGGAGAGCGTGTGGATGGCAGAAATGAATTGCGAGGTGGAGCGGGCACGCAGTCGTGAGGTCCATCGACTGCAGAAGAGGACCGCCGGGAATggggcagcgacgccgctgacAGCGCAGCAAGTCGCACCGGGTATCGTTGTCGGAGGCACACTCGCGTCAGGGCgtctccctccaccgccgccatttCCGCAACCTTCAGACGTTACAGTGCAGGTGGGTGCGACACCGGCCATCCGAGTCGGCACCAAGACAATCTTACCGCCTGTAGTGCCCGCAGCGTCGCCTGTTGATGTTAAGTCGTCACCCTCGTCGCCATTGACAGACTCGGGGAGTAGTAGGAAGAGCGCTGATGAGGCTCGGCTGTCCATGCCATGA
- a CDS encoding hypothetical protein (TriTrypDB/GeneDB-style sysID: LpmP.21.0360), whose product MHRGSAGGGNAEERRQRLRDQMKAFYGDPNASTKRAASHSSTQRNPNVPPELDLDSEYFNVNRYITDLLKRETLKGLVETDTELLRRVRRLDGELQELVYRNYARFISATETIREMKDNVVEMDAKLQTLSQNVNTIDNISSQIAQQLQVHRGHIEDTITANRMLKKVQFLTSLPTTMRRLIDQGDYSVGVKYWVAGDGFLSKHKSISSITQIQQNCCQLAKELYHAIEQHMCSYPLDDPDAMDRLRGYVEDLRLLRATSLFESANIIEEAPFEETVLQTLMKSVLASFQANVATTQRSLNAALAIPDDLQASEMAKREASLAQVNLREPLVQLKNACAMLVVNTERVYALLDAEGRSSSDRGPAAPLVTKSIQPVLLKVLQAVSQSLADFAMVHLDAIAMDGASALRNPTASAGALQVATTHLVRLLSQFVTAMKTLGEIYLPSMGHDAAEASGSAAPAADTVHLYANKVHEVACDVVRQCWERIQERLLQGPEPELLKACCPLSLSHVSVLSTVPAVDDEGAHEIAFTLTRFLYASLTQCLSTSLRTTLLGEEGVPVDMLTSITTGLERTAQQLQHRGIVLLGQLEVRLVYDKAFSGSSGHVSTATTTTTGPKVQEVLLLLLPQWATVYDVLKALPPLKTASATAAAKSKGGVSSSLYRHRDNSGYGGGTAYRVSGGSSTGTHSDYRAGGSSAVVGGSSAHLRGGSSRGKPEVSYTRQVMSRLQMSVNHIFANAETWLRTEPVVGLPSALMACVVRYLLQGILDRVRDEAAYTETQFQQLQVSCTFLLHALVSPTKGSAPRQWRKEWSEEDMLDVQRLLNEVCACAYDKYEAKVPLPTAVLDRVVETAVRSGRAALEAANISSADTAAATAVPMPSVTEVTFPGEKTKTPSLEPPQPAPIAPALVTLSPQPQQLLQEVRHPLRDDLLQSSAAASSGETPNSTAAPAPTASAAAPSPAPVTSASAPAQATPATPAQASVTLPPESRAEPAASLVPAAAERLAAAPGTTMPPPQARFSSHYNSDSRTERVDEEEELPL is encoded by the coding sequence ATGCATcgcggcagcgccggtggcggcaatGCCGAGGAACGCCGGCAGCGCCTGCGTGATCAGATGAAGGCCTTCTACGGCGACCCGAATGCCTCCACGAAGCGAGCGGCGTCACACTCGTCCACACAGAGAAACCCCAATGTTCCACCGGAGCTCGACTTAGACTCGGAGTACTTCAATGTCAACCGCTACATCACCGACCTGCTTAAACGCGAGACTCTGAAAGGATTGGTCGAGACGGACACCGAGCTACTGCGCCGTGTACGCCGCTTGGATggggagctgcaggagttgGTGTACCGAAACTACGCCCGCTTCATCTCCGCGACAGAGACGATCCGGGAGATGAAGGACAACGTAGTCGAGATGGATGCAAAACTGCAGACTCTCTCGCAGAACGTCAACACGATTGATAACATCTCGAGCCAGATCgcccagcagctgcaagTGCACCGCGGCCACATCGAGGACACCATCACCGCGAATCGCATGCTCAAGAAGGTGCAGTTTCTCACCAGTCTACCCACCACAATGCGCCGGCTGATTGACCAGGGGGATTACAGCGTCGGTGTCAAGTACTGGGTGGCCGGCGACGGCTTTCTGTCGAAGCACAAGTCGATCTCGAGCATCACACAAATTCAGCAGAACTGCTGCCAGCTCGCCAAGGAGCTCTACCACGCGATCGAGCAGCATATGTGCTCCTACCCACTCGACGACCCTGACGCGATGGACCGCCTTCGCGGCTACGTCGAGGACCTGCGGCTCCTGCGCGCCACCTCGCTTTTTGAGTCGGCGAACATAATCGAGGAGGCGCCCTTCGAGGAGACGGTATTGCAGACCCTCATGAAGAGCGTCCTAGCGAGCTTCCAGGCGAACGTGGCGACTACGCAGCGCAGCCTTAATGCCGCCCTCGCCATCCCAGACGACCTCCAGGCCTCCGAAATGGCGAAGCGGGAGGCGTCACTGGCACAGGTCAACTTGCGCGagccgctggtgcagctgaaGAACGCGTGCGCGATGCTCGTCGTCAACACAGAGCGCGTGTACGCCCTGTTGGATGCGGaggggcgcagcagcagtgaccgCGGTCCCGCTGCGCCCCTCGTCACCAAGTCGATCCAGCCGGTCCTCCTCAAAGTGCTTCAGGCCGTCTCCCAGTCGCTCGCAGACTTCGCGATGGTGCACCTGGACGCGATTGCGATGGATGGCGCTTCGGCACTTCGCAACCCCACGGCAAGCGCGGGAGCTCTACAAGTAGCAACGACGCACCTCGTCCGGCTGCTGAGCCAGTTTGTCACGGCTATGAAGACGCTAGGCGAGATCTACCTTCCCTCCATGGGGCATGATGCTGCTGAGGcgagtggcagcgctgctcccGCCGCCGACACCGTGCACCTGTACGCAAACAAGGTCCACGAGGTGGCATGTGACGTGGTGCGCCAGTGCTGGGAGCGGATACAGGAAAGGTTGCTACAAGGGCCGGAGCCAGAGCTGCTCAAGGCGTGTTGCCCACTTTCTCTATCGCACGTCAGTGTCCTCAGCACAGTGCCGGCGGTTGACGACGAGGGCGCCCACGAAATTGCCTTTACTCTCACTCGCTTCCTCTACGCCTCGCTGACGCAGTGCCTCTCCACATCCCTCCGCACCACCCTGCTCGGCGAGGAAGGCGTGCCGGTTGACATGCTGACGTCCATCACTACAGGGCTAGAGcggacggcgcagcagcttcagcaccgcGGTATTGTGCTGCTGGGTCAGTTAGAGGTGCGGCTCGTGTACGACAAGGCAttcagtggcagcagcgggcatGTCAgtacggcgacgacgacgacgactggGCCGAaagtgcaggaggtgctgctgctcctgctgccccAGTGGGCTACTGTGTACGACGTCCTCAAGGCACTGCCACCCCTGAAGACAGCGAGCGCGACAGCGGCCGCCAAGAGCAAAGGTGGTGTGTCATCGTCGTTGTACCGTCACCGTGACAACAGTGGCtacggtggcggcactgcgTACCGCGTGAgtgggggcagcagcactgggaCTCACAGCGACTACCGTGCCGGCGGTAGCAGCGCGGTAGTCGGCGGCTCCTCTGCCCACCTGCGCGGGGGTAGCAGCAGGGGCAAGCCGGAGGTTTCCTACACACGTCAGGTGATGTCCAGGCTGCAGATGAGCGTGAACCACATCTTCGCAAACGCGGAGACGTGGCTGCGCACGGAGCCGGTGGTCGGACTGCCGTCAGCACTGATGGCATGCGTCGTACGCTACTTGCTGCAGGGCATCCTCGACCGAGTGCGCGACGAGGCAGCCTATACCGAGACGCAGTTTCAGCAACTGCAGGTGAGCTGtaccttcctcctccatgccCTTGTATCCCCTACGAAGGGGTCCGCCCCGCGACAGTGGCGCAAGGAGTGGTCGGAGGAAGACATGCTCGATGTCCAGCGGCTCTTGAACGAGGTCTGCGCATGCGCCTACGATAAGTACGAAGCGAAGGTGCCCCTTCCCACCGCCGTGCTAGACCGAGTCGTCGAGACCGCCGTGCGCAGCGGTCGAGCCGCACTGGAGGCCGCGAatatcagcagcgccgacactgctgcggcgactgcGGTACCGATGCCTTCTGTCACGGAGGTGACCTTCCcaggagagaaaacgaagacTCCTTCACTGGAGCCGCCACAACCGGCGCCAATCGCCCCTGCTCTCGTCACTTTGAGTCCTCAGCCTCAGCAGCTACTGCAGGAAGTGCGCCACCCCCTGCGCGATGACTTACTACAGTCGTCagccgcagcgtcgtcggGGGAGACCCCTAacagcacagctgcaccagcgccaacggcgtctgctgcagcaccctcACCGGCTCCCGTCACCTCTGCCTCGGCACCGGCGCAGGCCACGCCCGCTACCCCTGCCCAAGCCTCTGTGACACTTCCCCCAGAATCGCGGGCCGAACCCGCAGCCTCTCTTGtacctgctgcagcggagcgtcttgcagcagcgccggggACAACCATGCCGCCACCACAAGCGCGCTTCTCCTCGCACTACAACAGTGACAGTCGCACCGAGCGCGTggacgaagaggaagagctgccCTTGTag